A window of Bactrocera dorsalis isolate Fly_Bdor chromosome 4, ASM2337382v1, whole genome shotgun sequence genomic DNA:
TAAAGGTTGAAGTGAAATGGCGGAACGGCAATGCCGACGAACACACCCAAGGTCGGCATCCACCACGCCCTAGATACGCCTCAAATTCATCAAATGTAGCAGGAGCACAGAAATTTATGCAGCCCAACGCCGACGCAGGTACGGAAATccgtgagagagagagagcagaGATAAAGCAGTAATTGAGCGCTGTGGACTGTGAATGGGCAGGGCTGGGCATGTAAATAATGAAAGAACCCTAAAACAGAGTGgcaatttaatattaaacagTTACAAATCGACGACGCCtcctgtttgtttttgttgttcatgCATCTGCTACTATTATTATCATTTGTAATATAACAGAGGGTTGTGCATTAATACCGTTGAAGCACAATGTGTCTGTAAATACAACCACTTTACAGCTTAGTAATAAAAggcaaacaaataatttcaaatatttaatatataacactcttgtattattttatttaatgatatTTGTAATTAGTTAATACAAAATGTTTAATCCTCGCTACCACTTCGCACATCTGCATGTTTTTCACGTTCTTTTCCCACATCTTTGATTGCTCCTTTCGATTTCTTTTGCTCATCACCGCCACCTGTAGCCAAGCCATCGGACCACTTACCGCGCGGTATATCAGAGTAAGAGCTGGGATCCATGGGATCTGCCGGCTCAGCATCACTTCGTCCACGATGTCTGCGACTAGCGCCATGCTCGCGCTCCTTATCACGGTCACGTCTTTGTTTTGCTATCGTGCGGTCTAAATCACGTGATTTCTGTTTACGTTGTGGTGCTGCCGTTGTGCTAGTGGCCGCTGTACTCTCCTGTAAGCTGGGAAAATCCTGCTTTGGCAAAGTTGGAGAGCGGGGACGCATTGATGAACTTATGATTTCGTCTATTTCACGTTGATGCCGTGCAAGTTCTGTTTCTTGTGCATCATCACTATCGTCTGCGTGCTGTTCACCGTCACTACCGCCACCACCCTCTCCACCAGCAGCCTCTTCTAATTGTCGGCGAAAAACGGCAGCACTTTTGGTAACCTGCGATTTTGGATGTGTAGGTGGTAACCAAGAAACCAAATTTTCGGCAACACTGTAGAAATAATAACTGGCACAGCCAGGATCATAACGTTCAGCCCAGCCTTTGGGCAGTGGGTATTTGCGGCGTAAACGTTTATAGCGCCTCATATATTCACGGCTAGGTTCAGTTTTGCCATCACCCCAACGATTGACACAAAACAACGTACATTTGtgccatatattgtatttattcgGACAACCGCGATGTCCGGTGGTAGAATTGGCCTCACCCATGCGCTCTTTCATGCGTTCCAGCCAGAAATTCTCCTCAACACGTTTGCTGCCCGTATCAGTGTCATATAGTGGCGGATATTGATATTCTTCATGCGCACCTGCACGCTGTTCATCTGTATCCATTTCATCATAATCTTCGGCAATAACTTCTTCATTTTCCACTGGTACTGCCAACGGTGCATCTGtgtgataaacaaaattaattaaaaaaaatcaattatttttatacttaaatgcGTACTAACCCGGTTCCTTTGTTTTCGACTTTTGTACAAGTCCACGTTGTGCCAGGCGTTGAAGTAGTGCTGGTGGTAAACTCATATTAATGAATACTTTAGTAGTGTTTACTTTTTCAAGCTATATATGTTATTTTGTTGAGATTAAATTACGAAGTGAAGATAATTGCTGTAATGCGAATCAatataaactttttcaaaatactttagTTTTTACTTCACAGCTGTTTGGTGAACTGTCATTTCGACTTAAAAGGCTTTTGACAGGTAATTGACCGTGGGTGTGTTCAGTGCTTGTTATTGAGAGCGGTAGGGTTGCATTTTCTGTAATTATATTTTCCCAGTTCTTTAACATATTTCGAGGATAAAATaagatatgtttttaaatatatgatacttgcaaaattttaataaacaataacataatatttcttttgtgaCGCCTacaatttgtcaaataaattattcgatgtgaaataatttatgaataaataaaattaaaaaatgatttatcATTATCTCTAAAGAAGTATAATAGATTCAAACTCATTTCTAAATATTgtctataattttaatttgtgataGGTAAGGTTAGCTGGCTGATCACTTAGTGAGGTGgagaaattacaaattttataaaaatagtaataaaattaaatccttACAAAATGATGATTTATACATCTACCTGTCAATGCATCCCTGCAAAATTTGGAGCCTTCAACGAAATGAGCAACACGTGGAGCTTGCGAAAATGCTCATTTAGTGGGGAGCAGTTGAGTGAGACGCATTTTGGAACGGACGGTAAagaatatattagaaaaatgtgcctttgaTAAATTGTGCTAACTGAACCATATTTTTGGCGTTATTTACGAAAATTGTACATTTATTTACAGAATTTTCATACTGTTTTATCAGCGCGTTGTTTTTTGACATATTTGTTGCTGTAACTCGATTTTGGGAGCGAATATCAATTGTATAGTTACCACGAAGCTGGAAATTTTCCACCGGTGCAGTTGGTACTACAACTTTTAATTGTGGCGACGAAATTGTCAcaataatttatattgtgtaCTTGCTCTTATATTACTGAACTGAGCTCGTGCACTAATACTTAAGTCACgcaatttttgaaatacattttttgccaagaacatttattttacaagaataatatataaataagcatttaaagttaaattaCCTGTGCATAATACGGCAATTGACTTCAACATTTCAATTAGTGCCaaacgatcatttatatacgcgattctacaataaattttaacgatggcagcaacaacaaacaatgtgacCACTAATGGATTTACCAGTGCACCAGCTGAATCGGTAAAGGTAGAATCGGCAGATGTCAGCGCAAATGAATTGCAGGATGGCCTTTCATGTCACGAGCTTTTCGCTAATAGCGATGGTTTGACCTACAAGTATGTGTGCTTATGCGTTATAATTTTATCATTGCGTGTTAAATTAATTATGCGGTTCTATTATTTAGTGACTTTCTTATCTTGCCTGGTTATATTGATTTCGCCGCTGAGGAAGTGGATCTGAGCT
This region includes:
- the LOC105228610 gene encoding uncharacterized protein LOC105228610 gives rise to the protein MSLPPALLQRLAQRGLVQKSKTKEPDAPLAVPVENEEVIAEDYDEMDTDEQRAGAHEEYQYPPLYDTDTGSKRVEENFWLERMKERMGEANSTTGHRGCPNKYNIWHKCTLFCVNRWGDGKTEPSREYMRRYKRLRRKYPLPKGWAERYDPGCASYYFYSVAENLVSWLPPTHPKSQVTKSAAVFRRQLEEAAGGEGGGGSDGEQHADDSDDAQETELARHQREIDEIISSSMRPRSPTLPKQDFPSLQESTAATSTTAAPQRKQKSRDLDRTIAKQRRDRDKEREHGASRRHRGRSDAEPADPMDPSSYSDIPRGKWSDGLATGGGDEQKKSKGAIKDVGKEREKHADVRSGSED